One segment of Methylotuvimicrobium sp. KM2 DNA contains the following:
- a CDS encoding M14 family metallopeptidase, with amino-acid sequence MPSNYDLESFSTDYFDAREKFLSACSSQPGHLRRFQHSLLAGDNQPLSTEVFWLGEKQVSKVLVIISATHGVEGFCGSAAQINWLRHAPMPTGDTAVLFIHALNPFGFAHLRRVNEDNVDLNRNFIDFSDRPVNLGYRELADVLLPEHWSDANEKSVLQTINDYRKLYGQRKTEEAISGGQYEYPQGLFYGGATSTWSRQVVETVMREFDLANRQRVAVVDIHSGLGPYGYGEVISDHPPGSKAATLAKRWFGDSVTEPALGTSTSVPKLGLLDYAWHKALGDRGCYITLEFGTYSLDMLFQVLRKENYFWHRDPETRQLSHPIRQQIRDYFYPDKRDWQEMVLFRSEQVLTQALDGLAGND; translated from the coding sequence ATGCCGAGTAATTACGACCTAGAAAGCTTTTCCACAGACTATTTCGACGCACGCGAAAAGTTTCTGTCCGCCTGCTCCAGTCAGCCGGGGCATTTGAGGCGTTTTCAGCATTCATTGTTGGCCGGCGACAATCAACCGTTGTCGACCGAGGTGTTTTGGCTCGGTGAAAAACAGGTTAGTAAGGTGTTGGTCATTATCAGCGCTACCCATGGCGTCGAAGGTTTTTGCGGTTCCGCGGCGCAAATCAATTGGCTCAGGCATGCACCGATGCCCACTGGCGATACCGCCGTGTTGTTCATTCACGCCTTGAATCCATTCGGCTTCGCCCATTTACGCCGCGTCAACGAAGATAATGTCGATTTAAATCGTAACTTCATCGATTTTTCCGATAGGCCCGTCAATCTCGGTTATCGAGAACTGGCCGATGTGTTGCTGCCGGAGCATTGGTCCGACGCGAACGAAAAAAGTGTATTGCAAACAATCAACGATTACCGAAAGCTTTACGGCCAACGCAAAACCGAGGAAGCGATCAGCGGCGGTCAATACGAGTATCCGCAAGGCTTGTTTTATGGCGGCGCTACTTCCACTTGGTCGAGACAAGTGGTTGAAACCGTGATGCGCGAATTCGATTTGGCGAATCGGCAACGAGTCGCGGTGGTCGATATCCATTCCGGGCTTGGACCCTATGGTTATGGTGAAGTTATTTCGGATCATCCGCCTGGCTCCAAAGCTGCGACATTAGCGAAACGTTGGTTCGGCGACAGCGTCACCGAGCCGGCGCTGGGGACATCGACTTCGGTACCTAAGCTGGGCTTGCTCGATTATGCCTGGCATAAGGCTCTGGGCGATCGCGGCTGTTATATCACGTTGGAATTCGGCACCTATTCGCTCGATATGCTGTTTCAGGTGTTGCGTAAAGAAAATTATTTTTGGCACAGAGATCCGGAAACAAGGCAGCTCAGTCATCCGATACGGCAGCAAATTCGGGATTATTTTTATCCCGATAAGAGAGACTGGCAGGAAATGGTGCTGTTTCGTAGTGAGCAAGTGTTAACGCAGGCGCTTGATGGATTGGCGGGTAATGACTGA
- the rimI gene encoding ribosomal protein S18-alanine N-acetyltransferase: MTDSAGAEETPKIVFRSAVKNDVRQLLAIENACFTQDKLTSRNFHWMLERANADIILAEIEDKAAGYALLLYRRGASLARLYSFAVLPEYRGLGIGVGLLNHSEARARERDCVYLRLEVRPDNQQAIALYRKQGYRQFDTKEDYYEDHSEALCFEKRIIYPHPETRLTVPFYRQTTDFSCGPSGLLMAMAGLNPDIELSQAHELQIWRESTTIFMTAGHGGCGPHGLALAAWRRGFAVDVYLSQQDVLFIDSVRSPEKREVISLVQEDFLRQLKQTDVRMHFDKITLEGLTEHLDAGHIPLILISTYRINRNKAPHWVVVTAHDPHFIYLHDPDVDTEQHASEADNFYVPVPKAEFLAMSRFGRSQLRAVVIIARRE; this comes from the coding sequence ATGACTGATTCTGCGGGCGCCGAAGAAACGCCGAAAATCGTGTTTCGTAGCGCGGTCAAAAATGACGTTCGGCAATTATTGGCGATTGAAAATGCTTGTTTTACGCAGGATAAATTAACCTCGCGTAATTTTCACTGGATGCTGGAAAGAGCCAATGCCGATATCATCCTGGCCGAAATCGAAGATAAAGCGGCGGGATATGCGCTGTTGCTGTACCGCAGAGGCGCATCGTTGGCGCGGCTCTATTCGTTCGCGGTGTTACCCGAATACCGCGGACTCGGTATTGGTGTAGGCCTGCTCAATCACTCGGAAGCACGCGCCCGAGAGCGCGACTGCGTGTATTTGAGGCTTGAAGTTCGTCCCGATAATCAACAAGCGATCGCGTTATACCGAAAACAAGGTTATCGGCAATTCGATACCAAAGAAGATTATTATGAAGATCACAGCGAGGCGCTGTGCTTCGAGAAACGAATCATCTATCCGCATCCGGAAACCCGCCTGACCGTGCCGTTTTATCGGCAAACGACCGATTTCAGCTGCGGCCCTTCGGGCTTATTGATGGCGATGGCGGGACTGAATCCGGACATCGAATTGTCGCAGGCGCATGAACTGCAAATTTGGCGCGAATCGACGACGATTTTTATGACCGCCGGGCACGGCGGATGCGGACCTCACGGCTTGGCGCTGGCGGCTTGGCGGCGAGGGTTCGCGGTCGATGTGTATTTGAGTCAACAAGACGTGTTGTTTATCGACAGCGTGCGCAGTCCCGAAAAACGCGAAGTTATCAGTCTAGTGCAAGAGGATTTTTTGCGCCAGCTCAAGCAAACCGACGTGCGCATGCATTTCGATAAAATCACGCTCGAGGGATTGACCGAGCATCTGGATGCCGGTCATATTCCATTGATTTTGATCAGCACTTACCGGATCAATCGCAACAAGGCGCCGCATTGGGTAGTCGTGACCGCGCATGATCCGCACTTTATTTATTTGCATGATCCCGATGTCGATACCGAGCAGCATGCCAGCGAAGCGGACAACTTTTATGTGCCGGTGCCGAAAGCCGAATTTTTGGCGATGTCCCGCTTCGGGCGCAGCCAGCTCAGAGCCGTCGTGATCATCGCGCGGCGTGAATGA